One Helianthus annuus cultivar XRQ/B chromosome 7, HanXRQr2.0-SUNRISE, whole genome shotgun sequence genomic region harbors:
- the LOC110875592 gene encoding uncharacterized protein LOC110875592: protein MGIFMDKLRFCDELVTTEEQKIYYYYNMLSAEYREFMTPSKYETLTEIINTAREREIELKKQIERRERRAMDVNSSPIKKAQTSETVKETDAKGRTPSCKVCGKGHKGECRFKDKPCPIYGKTGHTAALCPGKVSVCYKCYQPGHKKSECPELDGKRNEKDVQMEAQKARARSFQLTATDVKIEPDDVSGMFLVNSILTQILFDTSAKYY, encoded by the coding sequence ATGGGTATTTTCATGGATAAGCTGAGATTCTGCGATGAACTAGTAACTACCGAGGAgcagaaaatatattattattataatatgttAAGTGCAGAATatcgggagtttatgactccttccAAGTATGAGACGCTCACTGAGATCATAAATACGGCTCGGGAAAGAGAAATTGAACTCAAGAAGCAAATTGAACGACGCGAACGAAGGGCAATGGATGTCAACTCGAGCCCTATAAAGAAGGCTCAAACAAGTGAGACGGTAAAGGAGACAGATGCGAAGGGTAGAACACCGAGTTGCAAAGTCTGTGGAAAGGGGCACAAGGGTGAATGCCGCTTTAAAGACAAACCATGCCCCATATACGGAAAGACAGGGCATACGGCCGCGCTATGTCCCGGGAAAGTTTCGGTGTGCTATAAGTGCTATCAGCCGGGCCACAAAAAGTCGGAGTGCCCGGAATTGGACGGAAAAAGGAATGAGAAGGATGTGCAGATGGAGGCACAAAAGGCAAGGGCCAGATCCTTCCAATTAACCGCAACCGACGTAAAGATAGAACCTGATGACGTTTCGGGTATGTTTCTTGTGAATTCGATTTTAACACAAATTTTATTCGATACGAGTGCGAAATATTACTGA